ATACCTACCTCTCAGCTTTGTAATATCTGAATTGTCTCCCACATTTGCttcgggtttttttgttttgttttgaattaaaaTACTAGATATGACTAAAGCCtccagtgttctttcctcttttatccaattttcttctttccctacTTAGATGTAACTGCTATTCTGAATTTGGTTCTGTGTGTGCttgtgcgtgtgtgcacacatgcatacacacacgcacacaatatagggttgttttaatgttttaaactttGCATAATGGCATCTTCCcatgcttttttcactcaacatttttttttgagatttatctttgCTGGTTCATGTAAGTCTAGATTGTCTAAGTTGCTGTGTAGTTTACCactatatgaatataccacagtgtATCCATTTTATTATTGATAGCTATTTCAATTAATGCTTTTCTTTACTATttcaaataaagctgcaatgaacttgCCCATGTCTCTTTCTTCACAAATAGAAGGCTTTCTCTGGGGCAGTGTGTCGCAATTAATGTGCATAGGAATCACCTGGgtatcttgttaaaatgtagattctgtcTCAGTTGGTCTGAggtgggcctgagaatctgcatttcttacaagttcccaggtgatgcagatccatggaccacactttgaattgCAAGGCAGTAGTTGGTTGTGGCACATCATTATCTTTCTAGATACTGCCACGCTGTTCTTTGACGATGTCGTACAGGTTTATATTTCCATCAGGAGTGTATGAGGGATTTGATTGTCCCAGGAGTAGCCTCTTCTAGATAACTATTTAAGTGTAATCTGCAGCCATTCTCttcttaaaattagaaagattttTGGGTGGGAaaacatgaaataataaaattatttcagaggATAGTTAGCTTAACTACAATATTTCTTAGGAATTGATCtaaattatatagatatatagattttaattaaataattttctaaaaattcacttgtttcttttcaaatacaCCATTTTCCGTTGTCAACCCAGACAGGGCTCAGGCTATAAGATGAACTATCCCAGATGCTGAAAGGGAAGGAgaactgtgtgtcaggcaccgtgctacattgtttcatttaatccccacattTGTACAAGCTCTCAGCTAAGTATTACAGCCAGTGTTTGTAGTCTAACCTGTCTGGCTTCAAGGTTTATATGGGAAATTAGTTTACTGCTCTTAGTTTCAGTTACCTGTAAAAAGGGAGTAGATCAGATAATTAGATCCTTAACTCCCAGCACTTAAGATTTCCTAGCTTCTTTGATAAATTAagaaatgcatacacacatattgtATGATGATAGCTTCTACCCACCTGTTTTTTCTGTTATAATTAAAAAGCACACATAAAATGTACCACTGTAACCatcttttaagtgtacagtgtcAGGAGTGTTAatttacattgttgtgaaacagatcttcagaactttttcattttgcaaatttgaaactctgtactcattaaacagaactctcccttttctcctcatcccTGGTTACtgccattctactctgtttctctgaatttgactcctctagatacctcttataaatggaatcttgtagtatttgtctttttatgactgattTCATTTAACGTAATGACtttgtttcatccatgttgtagtatgtgacCGGATTTCCCTGctttttaaggctgcataatattttatggtatgtatatcccacattttgtttattcattcacctgttgatggacatttgggttgcttccacatcttggctattatgaataatgctgatatgaacaGGGGTGTGCAATCTCTTCAAGACCCTTCTTTCgcttcttttggatatatacccagaagtgggattgctggatcatatggtaattctattttaaaattttgggggagcctctatactgttttccatagtggttgcaccattttacaattctACCAACAGTGTGGTGACATCTTTTAATGGCACAGAAAGTAGCGAATGGGATATGTGAAATCAGAAGTGAAGTAGGAAGAATAGGTAAATTCTACTGGTGTGAAGGTAAATTTCATTTTGCCAGCATCTGTTTCCCTTAGATATTTTAGCTAACATTGCTTGCTTCTCCaagactattattattattatttttttgattgggctAAGTGACTTTATTAGAGAAAGCCAAGATGACGACAGACTTAAGAGTTGGCATTGGGGCCCTTCTTCTTGCCAAAGGTAGGCACAACATTGACAAAGCGCCGGTTGTACTGCATACGCCTCTTGGCCCGGCCCgtcatcttcttctttttctctggttTGGCCACCTTCGGTGTCTGACCTCTTACTTTCCCGGCTCGGGCCAGGGAACCATGGACTTTACCTCCAAGCATGCGGCCGGCTACTTCCAGAGCGCTCAGAGCCTCCACCCCACACTGGCCCAGGGAAGCCTCATCCTCTAGGGGCGTGCCTGCCATGAGCAGGACTTGATCTTCTGGAGCGATGCCCTCCAACGAGGCTACATGAGCCTTGATCTGGGCGACCGTCTCCTGGCCGGTCACCTCGAGAGTGTGTAGCTCCTGGGCGCGGACAAAGAGCTGCATATTGGCGACTGAACCACGGATACCGCTGCCGCTACCGCGAAGATGGAGTCGAGAAAGAGGAAGGAGCGAGGGCGCGCACGACCTCACCGCCTGCTGCGTGTCACGTCACTCCAAGACTATTATTAATACTTTAGGAGTGGTGGAAGAAgccaaattatttcttttttttttttggcttattaTTGACCACTGGTCCCTGAAAATTTCTGAGATTGTTAACTTCCAGTAGTGCTTTAGCAATGATTAGTGAAAGTTTGAAAGTTGTGCTTTGTATTGTTTGCAAACTTGAACAAGATCTTTGACATCTTGGTGCTCCCaaattcttgttaaaaaaaaaaaagaagaagcctcCCAATCCATGTTTTAGAACTGTGACTTCTGaccatttcagttttcttttgaggATCCTGTGAGTGTATGCGTGTGTTTTCGGAAGGAGGGACAATTGGATTCCACTAATGGTATGTACAGGAAGAGCAGGAGTGAGCAGTGGAGTTGGAAGAGGAGTTTCTTCTCTCTTGTGCCCTTATTTTTGAATCTGAAGTGTTACCCAAATGCTTAGTCATGATGATAAGGCAAAGAACTTCACAGCTTGCAGTGTAGAACAATGCTGATACTGTATAAGTGTTTGATAATAGTGAAGTGTGGCAGGAGAGTGGGAAGAATTTGTCAACATGTTTTGAGGAGTAAGAGGATTAGATAGGGAACACAAAGTAAGATAGCCCACATCCagttccaaaagaaaaaagtgctTCTTTCAAGTGTCCTTTGGAATAACTCAAGGCTCAGCTATTTCACTTGGCTCTTAACTTCAAATCTTTTAAACTTTTAGCACTGCAGACAGCTGCAGACAGGTATATTTTCCACCTtgcagtatttatttattctgaaaGCAAGCAGACTTAATTTCACTTTATGACATACAGACAGGTATCTGTATGTTTGCAGAAGCAATTTTTGCTAGTGAGACTGCCTCAATTCAGATTTTCATGTTAGGCTGCTACGATATTTATCAGTAAATCTATCATCTCCAGTCTCTCCTCTCTAATCCTTCCTTCACACTTCTGCTAAGGATAATCTAATCCCAGCTGGGCTCCTTATGGCCATCTGACCTTgaggaaattatttttctgtgcCTTCATTTCCTTATCTTATCCCCTGTATCACCTTATACCTACCTACCTTATTGATTCCTTGAAAGTTTTAAATGTCAGTGTATATAGAGTACAtgaaacagtgcctggtatgtaaaaagtaaataagtaacaAATAATGAATAGTAGTAGAGAGTGTtactattgtcattattattgttgctattttgtctttgttgttgtttttacttcTGAAGCCCAATGCTGGCCACATCATTACTCTGCTCAAGAATTTTTCATATTCCCTTTTGCTTATAGCAAACTTTTTGGGTACATCCGAATCACTTTGAAACTTGTAAAAAATGCATATTCCTGAGTCCCCTGTCCCCCAAATAGAAATAGAGGTTTCTATTCAGTAGGTCTAGGATGGGACCCAGGAGTCAGAATTTCAATGTGCTGCCCAGGGGATTTTGAAGCAGATGGtactgtgaccttatttggagaatcATTCCATGTAGGATGAAGTGCAAACTCCTTAGTCTGGAGTTCAGGGCCCCACTAAACCCTTTAGATATGTATTTTCTCCTATGTTCCTTCCTATTAGTCTGTTGAAACCATAGTAAGATTTTCTTTCTACTCATGCTTCCCTGTATACACCAGGTATTTTCCCAGGATGGTATGGCGTAATTTTgtgatcaaatatatatttctagtaATCCATAAACCATCTATTTAATAACATGTTTAAAAATTGGCTGGGGATGAATGTTAAACTATAATATGGGACCAACCTTCCCTTTTTTGAAAATTAGGAAACAGTTCCTAGGTTACATCACTGGGTGCCTTaagatagtatttttaaattgaccTTTCCTCTTGCTCTGTTTGCACTCCTTTTCTCTGAACTCATTTTTCAGGTATTATAATGAGCAAATAGTTCTAGCCTTTAAGTTGCTCAGCTGTGCTCTGTAAATAGAGAGCAAATCTAAGTCCCAACCTCAGAAGCAATCAGCAGTACTtgaagttcttttatttttcttaccttttctgTTCTGTTGCTACAAAATTAAGGTATTAATGAAATTATCTAGGGTAATTTGAGTGCATTCTGAGATTGCTGATCCCTTTTAGTTCTCAATTCTTGCAATTTTTAGTAACATCTAAGAATGCTGCTTTGTTAAAAAGATTACTTATAATAAAATTGTAGGATGGGGAGGAGAAGGCCCTGTCATAGGTGTTTTCTTTGCCTTGTctcctctaatttttaaaacattcttataAGTTAGGTATCATTATCCCAATTTTATGAAAAGAGGTCATGAAATTTAAGATCATAGAGCTTATAAACAGTGGTTTCtgtatttgaacccaggtcccttCACCTCATAGACTGATCTTTTTCTACTATGGCCTGGAACCAGATTTCACATGTTAATTCACTTTCTGTATTTGCTCCCCTCCCCGCTCCTTACCTCCCCTTAAACTCAAGGATACTATAAAAATGCTGTAAATAAAAAAGCTCACAGAAATTCAAAGTTTGATAGAATAGTTATTCTTCCAAGCCATATGGGCAGTATTTGGTTAATTCTATCAGTGCATTCTGAATTTGATGGTGGCCTGAAAGAATAAAATGCACTTTCAAAAAGTAAGCAATTGACTCTTATTAAATGGcaaaattaggttttttttttttttaaaggcttgaaaaatgcaaacaaatgggaaaatgttggcacataaagaaaaaatttttgtttaggtTCAGGTAGCAATTTGGCAGTTCAGCATAGTCCATATCCGTAACCCTTGACTCCTAAATCACTACACTTCTTTTAGAGAGATACTGGAAATATTAATTAGCAGTATTCTTTTAGCTATGAGAATGCATTTAAATAAACAGATCCCAAATACTAAATCATGAGCATGCATGTTTAACTTTGAGCAATATATTAAGACTCTCCAGCCCAAAGCATATACAAGGTGTTGTGAGTCGCCAGTTGAGAATTATTTTTGTAGCTGGAGCAACTGTTTCCCCCTACCATACTGTTTGGCAGTCATTTGACTTGATGTTACTTTCTCACAAGGaaaacagattgaaaaaaaaaatttgcttttaaCAATACTAGGtggaatttctttcttcttcttcttctactactactactactattattactgCTActactccttctccttcttcttcctcttctttttcttcttctttctttctacccttcctccttttttcctttccctccttccctcctttcttttctttcttatttccttccttcctccctccctccctccctccttccttccttccttccttccttccttccccccttctctACCAAGGAAGAAAGCTCTGTGGTGAAGTGGAATGAGGAAGGGCATTGGAGTAAGATGAACCTGTGTTTGAATGCTGTCTCAACCACTTACTGTaactctgtggccttgggcaagtactTACCTTCTTTAAGTTCTAGTTTTCCTATTTATAAACAACCTTTGCAAGGTTGTTGTGAAGGTAAATGTTCATACAAGTAAAATGTGTGACAAAACCTGAGACATTGTAGGTAATAGTAAGTGATAACtacttttattataattaataataaagctAACCTAGGGATTAAGATAAGAAGTTATATGAAATGGCCTGCTCTATTTTACCAGCAAACTATTGTGGTTGAGGAAACTCAGAATTGTATCTATTTTTAGCCAAGCAAAATatgactttcaatggaagacctcatTCCACGTAGCTTAAAAATAGAGGCCTTACTCAAAAGAATCAAGGGAAAAACCATTAGAAATAAtgagacttcatcaaaataactATGTATATATCCCAAGAAATCCAAGTTAATAAGTTCTACTAACTAAAACTAATTAGAAGAGATAATGGAAAAAAAGATCACAGTTCTAACCAGTACTGCTACCACTACCACTAATGATAAAAAGTTTAGGAATAATCTCACCAAGATATGTGTGAAactcatataaatatatttttaattatgaaatttcACTGAGAGATTTAAAAGAAGACTGAATAAATGGAGAGGCATGCCAGTGCTCATAGATGGGAAAATTGAATATCGTAAAGCTATCAGTTCTTAACACATTAACTTTTAGAATAAGTTGAATTACTGGAAAAATTACAGTAGGAACTTTTTTGGAGGAAATGTGGCAGAGTTCAGATGAAAACATAAGTACTATGAACcactgaaagaaaatgtaaaggaGAATAGCAGTGAAACATATTATAAAGCTGTAGttattaaaaccttttttttttttttttactgtactgGCACAAGAATAGATCAATTTCAAAATCAGAAACAGATTCtgatgtgaaaaaatatattaatatatgttataaaaaggaccatagtttatttaacaaTTCACTggttgaaggacatttaggttgcttccaactttTAGTGATGATGAAGCAAACTGCCATAAACATTCACTTACACTGATGTGTGAACGtaagtttcatttctcttgggtagatccatatgagtggaattgctgggtcatatgggaggTGTAAATTTAACCTTATAAGAAACTTGTTTTCCAAGTATCCCTCTCAGCAACATATAAGAGTTCTAGTTGCTCAGCATCTTTGTCAGCTCTTGGTATTGCCAGTTTTTTGAAATTTAGCCAATCTGTTAGGTATTTAGTAGTatgtcattatggttttaatttgcattttcctaatgaaagatgttgaacatcttttcaagtgctcatttgCCATACACACATCTTTGGTGAAGGGTCTATTCTGACCttatccccatttttaaattacattgtttccttattgagttttgagagttctttgtatgttcttgatacaagtcctttgacagaaatgtgatttgcaaatattcttccAGTCAGTGGCtgtgttt
The window above is part of the Eubalaena glacialis isolate mEubGla1 chromosome 9, mEubGla1.1.hap2.+ XY, whole genome shotgun sequence genome. Proteins encoded here:
- the LOC133098246 gene encoding ubiquitin-like FUBI-ribosomal protein eS30 fusion protein → MQLFVRAQELHTLEVTGQETVAQIKAHVASLEGIAPEDQVLLMAGTPLEDEASLGQCGVEALSALEVAGRMLGGKVHGSLARAGKVRGQTPKVAKPEKKKKMTGRAKRRMQYNRRFVNVVPTFGKKKGPNANS